From a region of the Paenibacillus sp. FSL R10-2734 genome:
- a CDS encoding IS3 family transposase, with protein sequence MEKHRSEFHLEKMCMSLQVSRSGYYKWRLEKTNTQKLRRTAIMKRIQYHFADHHKRYGSPKITVLLHQEGYTITERTVSVYMRQMKLRSVVCKTYRVQTTDSNHDHPIAPNTLNQQFKILKPNKVWVTDITYIPCRGGRLYLASVMDLCTREIVGWRLENHMETSLVLGALQDAYAAKRPKKGLLHHSDRGSQYTSHEYAKQLKEYGMESSMSRRGNCYDNACIESWHSILKKELIYCNPRFKTKEQAYQALFQYIEFYYNRKRMHGALGYLSPVRFAEQFTGKSVS encoded by the coding sequence ATTGAAAAGCATCGCTCCGAGTTCCACTTGGAGAAGATGTGCATGTCTCTACAGGTGTCAAGGAGCGGATACTACAAGTGGCGGTTAGAAAAAACCAATACACAAAAGCTTCGTAGGACTGCCATAATGAAGCGAATTCAGTATCATTTTGCGGATCATCATAAGCGGTATGGGAGTCCGAAGATCACCGTCCTGTTACATCAAGAAGGCTACACCATTACCGAGCGTACTGTAAGCGTGTATATGCGACAAATGAAGCTTCGTTCCGTTGTGTGTAAAACGTATCGCGTGCAAACTACCGACTCCAATCATGACCACCCGATCGCTCCGAACACTTTAAACCAACAATTTAAGATCCTTAAACCCAACAAAGTATGGGTCACGGATATTACCTATATTCCTTGCCGAGGTGGACGCTTGTATCTAGCCAGTGTAATGGATCTTTGTACGCGTGAAATTGTAGGGTGGCGTCTGGAGAACCATATGGAAACTAGCCTGGTTTTGGGTGCCTTGCAAGATGCTTACGCAGCCAAACGACCCAAAAAGGGCCTATTGCATCACTCCGACCGAGGTTCTCAATATACTTCTCATGAATACGCTAAGCAATTGAAGGAATACGGCATGGAATCCAGCATGAGCCGCAGAGGCAACTGTTACGATAACGCCTGTATCGAGTCATGGCACAGCATTTTGAAGAAGGAACTTATCTATTGCAATCCACGCTTCAAAACCAAGGAGCAAGCCTACCAGGCGCTTTTTCAATACATTGAGTTTTACTATAACCGCAAGCGAATGCATGGTGCGCTGGGGTATCTTTCCCCCGTTCGTTTTGCTGAGCAATTTACTGGAAAATCTGTTTCGTGA
- a CDS encoding 2-oxoacid:acceptor oxidoreductase family protein codes for MVQLPKVNELGFFEIRLESIGGLGANLAGKMLAEAGVVGAGMNGVSFSSYGSEKKGSAVKAHIRFCDLNTHIRDTSPVERPHVVGIFHEALAKTVNVTSGIYDHSTVLVNSAKTPEELKSSLNMMAGTIAVVDATSIALDEKNRVNMAMLGALFRMCDFLDPEIMKGVIEKSLGKKYPQAVQSALTTFERGFNEVTFMHFPLPEGAMMPEFVRSDISALGYETQPIGGTITNPGSSFLKNLSISRSGLLPHFKLDDCIHCAQCDTVCPDLCFVWDEQPDKKGRPQMFLQGIDYQYCKGCLKCVEACPTTALSSEREEDGYAESHTVRHIFDLVTQA; via the coding sequence GTGGTACAGTTACCAAAAGTGAACGAACTCGGATTTTTTGAGATTCGTCTGGAATCAATTGGAGGGCTAGGCGCGAACTTAGCTGGTAAAATGCTTGCAGAAGCGGGCGTTGTCGGTGCTGGAATGAATGGAGTGAGCTTTTCATCCTATGGTTCTGAGAAGAAGGGATCAGCGGTAAAAGCGCATATCCGTTTTTGTGATTTGAACACGCATATTCGTGACACTTCACCAGTAGAACGACCTCATGTCGTAGGAATATTCCATGAAGCGTTGGCAAAGACCGTCAACGTGACTAGCGGAATTTATGATCATAGCACCGTGCTAGTGAACTCGGCTAAGACGCCAGAGGAATTGAAGTCCTCCCTGAATATGATGGCAGGAACCATAGCGGTTGTTGATGCCACATCGATCGCATTAGATGAGAAGAACCGCGTAAATATGGCGATGTTAGGTGCGTTGTTCCGGATGTGTGATTTCTTAGATCCTGAAATAATGAAGGGTGTTATTGAGAAATCTCTGGGCAAAAAATATCCGCAGGCTGTTCAATCAGCATTAACTACTTTTGAACGTGGATTTAATGAAGTTACTTTCATGCATTTTCCTTTGCCAGAAGGTGCGATGATGCCTGAGTTCGTTCGGTCCGATATTTCGGCCTTAGGTTATGAAACGCAGCCTATCGGTGGTACCATTACGAACCCTGGAAGTAGCTTTTTAAAGAATCTTAGTATTTCACGATCCGGTTTGTTGCCTCATTTTAAATTAGATGATTGTATTCATTGTGCGCAATGCGATACGGTATGTCCTGATTTATGTTTTGTTTGGGATGAGCAGCCTGATAAGAAGGGACGCCCGCAAATGTTCCTGCAAGGGATTGATTATCAATACTGCAAGGGCTGTTTGAAATGCGTAGAAGCCTGTCCGACAACTGCCTTGTCTAGTGAACGTGAGGAAGATGGCTACGCAGAGAGTCATACGGTCCGGCATATTTTTGATCTCGTTACCCAAGCTTAA
- a CDS encoding transposase has product MGEHRQRYNEEFKKQTVQFIQDQTKTVGDLAEELNIPKSTLHQWMSQYRELKNEPVASRDRVRELEAQLKEMSRQLQEKDNKIADVEEELAIVKKAVHIFSKPRN; this is encoded by the coding sequence ATGGGAGAACATCGACAACGGTATAACGAAGAATTCAAGAAACAGACGGTGCAATTCATTCAAGATCAAACGAAGACGGTAGGTGACTTGGCCGAAGAGCTCAACATCCCTAAAAGTACTCTTCATCAATGGATGAGCCAATACCGAGAACTGAAGAATGAACCGGTAGCCAGCAGGGATCGAGTACGAGAACTTGAGGCGCAGTTGAAAGAAATGAGTCGCCAACTTCAAGAAAAAGATAATAAGATCGCTGATGTGGAAGAAGAATTAGCGATCGTAAAAAAAGCAGTGCACATCTTCAGCAAACCAAGGAACTAA
- a CDS encoding thiamine pyrophosphate-dependent enzyme encodes MAIDYEKEVSSTKVEQKFLYESGNEMAAYAAHQINYHVMGYFPISPSTEVAQFLDTMKASGQHDIMLIPSDGEHSSAGICYGASTAGGRVFNATSAQGYMFMLEQLPVQAGTRMPMVMNLICRSISGPLNIHGDHSDLYFALNTGWPILMCRDPQSVYDMNLMALKLAEHAKVRLPVMVASDGYFTSHQKRRVQAFTHREDVHKFVGPQPPAGFTDTLDRNNPVTVGPYMNEPDYINNRYQQSVAMYNAGEVFEEIAKEFAELTGRHYPMIEEYRMEDAEVAVFLMNSASEIIKDVVDQLRKQGIKAGSISPNMIRPFPQKQMAEALKNVKAITVGDRADSVGGHGGNMVNEIKAALFTYGNTTTKVISRIYGLGGKDFYAEDGHAFFQLALDAVAADRVEVPFDYYGHNPGTPDKAPQRLLKPMDFDSLKTGLITVKQDEVTGKLSVRIPPLRSLTKKPKRLAPGHGACPGCGIFSGLETFFKGIEGDIVALYHTGCAMVTTTGYPYSSHKSTFIHNLFQNGAATLSGVVEMFWERKRRGELDGLGLRDDFTFVMVTGDGGMDIGMGPAIGAALRGHKMIIVEYDNEGYMNTGAQQSYSTPLGHRTSTSSIGKNQQGKATQHKDTAQIMAATNIPYVFTGSEAYPQDLVKKAAKAQWYAQNEGLVYGKILIACPLNWMSEDKEGTNIVSLAVESCFFPLYEVEHGSTNITYNPEDKGKRVELSAWLKTMGKTRHLLKPENEPALRSFEAEVERRWNRLKAKHEHPDL; translated from the coding sequence GTGGCTATAGATTATGAAAAAGAAGTAAGCTCTACGAAGGTTGAGCAGAAATTCCTATATGAATCCGGCAATGAAATGGCAGCTTATGCTGCTCACCAGATTAATTATCATGTCATGGGTTATTTTCCGATCTCCCCATCAACAGAAGTGGCACAATTTCTTGATACAATGAAAGCCAGTGGACAGCATGATATTATGCTCATTCCATCAGATGGTGAACATAGTTCTGCTGGTATCTGTTATGGAGCTTCGACGGCTGGTGGACGTGTATTTAATGCTACCAGTGCCCAGGGTTATATGTTCATGTTAGAGCAATTGCCTGTACAAGCGGGTACACGCATGCCTATGGTTATGAATTTGATCTGTCGCTCGATCTCCGGTCCGCTTAATATTCATGGGGATCATTCTGATTTATATTTTGCGCTAAATACGGGCTGGCCGATTCTGATGTGCCGTGATCCACAATCTGTTTATGATATGAACCTGATGGCATTAAAGCTTGCTGAGCACGCCAAAGTGCGTCTTCCAGTAATGGTAGCTTCAGATGGTTATTTCACCTCTCACCAGAAGCGCCGTGTACAGGCATTTACTCACCGTGAGGATGTTCATAAATTTGTTGGGCCACAACCTCCAGCAGGCTTTACGGATACACTGGATCGCAATAATCCGGTCACCGTAGGTCCATACATGAACGAACCTGACTATATCAATAACCGTTATCAGCAGTCAGTAGCGATGTATAATGCTGGTGAAGTCTTCGAAGAAATCGCTAAAGAATTCGCTGAATTGACCGGACGCCACTATCCAATGATCGAAGAGTATCGGATGGAAGATGCGGAAGTAGCCGTATTCTTGATGAACTCTGCCTCAGAGATCATTAAGGATGTAGTGGATCAGCTTCGTAAGCAAGGGATCAAAGCAGGTTCAATTTCACCAAATATGATTCGTCCTTTCCCACAAAAGCAAATGGCTGAAGCACTGAAAAATGTGAAAGCAATCACCGTAGGCGACCGCGCGGATTCGGTTGGTGGTCACGGCGGTAATATGGTTAATGAAATCAAGGCAGCCTTGTTCACTTATGGCAACACTACTACAAAGGTCATTAGCCGTATTTACGGGTTAGGTGGTAAGGACTTCTATGCAGAAGATGGTCATGCGTTCTTCCAATTAGCCTTGGATGCCGTTGCTGCAGACCGTGTTGAAGTTCCGTTTGACTACTATGGCCATAATCCAGGTACACCGGATAAAGCGCCACAGCGTCTTTTGAAGCCGATGGACTTTGATTCGCTGAAGACTGGTTTAATTACGGTTAAACAAGATGAAGTAACCGGCAAATTAAGTGTGCGGATACCCCCACTGCGCAGCTTGACGAAGAAACCTAAACGGCTGGCACCGGGCCATGGCGCATGTCCAGGCTGTGGGATTTTCTCAGGACTGGAGACTTTCTTCAAAGGCATTGAAGGAGATATCGTAGCGCTTTACCACACAGGTTGTGCGATGGTAACGACTACGGGATATCCATATTCTTCTCATAAATCTACGTTTATTCATAACCTGTTCCAAAATGGTGCGGCTACCTTATCTGGTGTCGTAGAAATGTTCTGGGAACGCAAACGTCGTGGTGAGCTAGATGGACTTGGACTTCGAGATGATTTTACATTTGTAATGGTTACTGGTGATGGTGGTATGGACATCGGAATGGGGCCAGCGATTGGGGCTGCACTGCGCGGTCACAAAATGATTATCGTAGAGTACGATAACGAAGGTTACATGAATACTGGTGCTCAGCAATCCTATTCCACACCATTGGGTCACCGGACTTCTACATCCAGTATTGGTAAGAATCAGCAAGGAAAAGCTACTCAGCATAAAGATACTGCTCAGATCATGGCAGCTACAAATATTCCTTATGTCTTCACTGGTTCAGAAGCTTACCCGCAGGACCTCGTGAAGAAAGCGGCAAAAGCGCAGTGGTACGCACAAAACGAAGGATTGGTTTATGGTAAAATCCTGATCGCTTGCCCATTGAACTGGATGTCTGAAGATAAGGAAGGCACCAACATCGTCTCGCTGGCGGTTGAATCTTGCTTCTTCCCGCTGTATGAAGTGGAGCACGGCTCTACGAATATCACGTACAATCCAGAAGACAAAGGCAAACGCGTTGAGCTCTCGGCATGGCTGAAGACGATGGGCAAGACCCGTCATTTACTGAAGCCGGAGAATGAGCCAGCTTTACGCAGCTTCGAGGCAGAAGTTGAGCGTCGCTGGAATCGTTTGAAAGCGAAACATGAGCATCCTGATTTGTAA